AGAAGATCGGCGACGTCCTCCTCCGGATCGTCCGCGACCCTTGGGGCCCGATCCGGATCCAGACTGAGAACCGCCGCTGTTGCCGCGCCGTCGCCCACCCGATTTCGAGCGGGTCTGCCGTTTGTTTGACATGAAAACTACCTAATCACAGAAGTCAGGTTCGACCCGGGACTTTAGAAAGTAGACCGGATCGCGGGTACAGATTCCTGAGGTTGCATCCCTGGTAAGGGACTACGACCTGAACGTGTTTGAAAGATTCCTTTTGCCTTGGGAGCTGGAAAAACTCGCCCTGCCTTTGCCGAGGACCGGCATCAGGCCGCTGCGAATTTGCCCACACACCTCTCTCAGCCTGGGGACGGAACATTCCGCCTGGAATGTCGCTGCGTGAGAGGTATCCGAGTTGCAATTCATCGAAAGCGAAGTTGCTCGTGAGAATTGCGACTTACGACCATGCCGGGTGCCCGAGGGCAAGCTGGCTGGCCATGTATGATTGCCGAGAGGTAATTCCGTTACCAATCGAGTCACAAATGAAAAATCGGTGGCTACTCAAAGCCCACATCGGAGAAGCCGTTGCTAGTTGCCTGGCAAGAGCTAGTTACCCGAGTGAGGTCGAATGGTAACCGAAACAGTTCCCTGAAGAACTGAAAGCTTCCTTGGTTTTCAAACTAGCCACCTAACGCCGTGGCCGCAAAAAGAAAACCGTACCTGCTCGAAGAACTTGACGTTAACTGATCATTGTCAGTTCGACGCCGTTGAGCAGAAAGGATGGTCATTGGCTCCAATGGGGTGAAACGCGAAGTTTCGTGGACAGACCAATGACGATCAAACTACTGGAATCATAAGGATTTACCAGAACGTGTCAAGCTATCATTCTTATTCCATCGACATACATTCTCTTTTTCTGCAAGCAATTTTGCGGAGTCGTAGCAAACCTTTGTGCCCAGGTGACTTATCGCCGCGCCAGTTTCTCTAACTGGTAGCTACCACGCGACTGTCTCGGCAATTTCATTCAGGAAATTCCGCAAAACCGGCATTTTCGATGCATTTCCCTTTGCAGCCGTCCCGATATCACCCCATGGAAAACCGAACCAAGCCAATCTTTGGAACTCGCTTACCGGGGCTCGTTCATTCATGTCGTCCATTATCCGAAATACCGCCCTCGTCCTCTTGTTGGCGATGCAGACGACGATTCTCGCCGAGGACGCCGTTCGCTGGGCACCAAGTGTTGATCTGGCCAAGCGTGTTGCCGCGGCTCAGAATCAACTCGTGCTGATTCACTTCTATGGGGATAACTGCCCGCCGTGCCGTCGTCTGGAAGCGAATGTTTTTTCGCAAGCCAGCTTCGCACAAGAACTGGAACGTAACTACATTCCAGTGAAGGTGAACGCCAGCAGCGAGCCGGAAGTCGCCAAAGAATTTGGTGTCGATCGTTGGCCGCAAGACGTGGTGATCACGCCTGCCGGTCAGATCGTTTACCGCATGATCAGCCCGCAGGATCAGAACCGCTACACCACCGTCCTGGCTCAGGTCTCAGCCAAGATGAATCCCAATGCTGGTCCTCAATCTGACCGCATGATTGCCCAGGCCGCGAACACCACCCCGGTCACTTCGCCAGCACCACCACAGCAGCCAGAACCTAGTGTCGCCGCGAGTGGCTCGCGTTACTCGAACTTCTCGGGCAACAGCACCGCTCCACCAGCGGCTGCTCCTAATGGCATGGCTCCTCAGCAGCCTGCCGCTGCACCGTCGAACTACTCGCGATTCGCTTCCCATGGCGGCAACGCCCAGCCAGGCATGCCAGCCGAACCAGCTTCACAAAGTCGCTTTGCTCCGGCTAATCCAGCCGCTTCGGCACCAGGCCCGGCAGCCGCTCCCGCTTCGTCGCAGTTTGCCTCGAACCAGCAGCCAGTCGCTCCACCAGCGATGCCACCACGCCAGTCGGCCCCTGCTCCATCGGCTCCTCCTGCTGCGGCACCGGCTGCTCAGCCAGGCCAGCCTAAGTTCGCCATGGATGGTTACTGCCCAGTGACTCTGGTCGAGCAGATGAAGTGGCAGAAGGGTGATCCACGCTGGGGTGCTCAGCACCAAGGTCAGGTTTACCTCTTCTCGTCGCAAGCCGATCAGCAGAAGTTCCTGTCGAATCCAAACAAGTTCAGCCCGGTCATGTCGGGTATCGATCCAGTCGCTTACCTCGGCAAGGGCCAAGTCGTTCCTGGCGATCGTCGCTTCGGTTTGACCTATCGCGGAACGCTCTACCTGTTCAGCAGCGAAGAAAGCCTGCAGGCCTTCTGGGGCGATCCACAGCGTTACTCGTCGATGGTACAGCAAGCCATGGCTTCGCAGAACATGCACCGCTAGTCGACGACCACCGATCATTCTCCACGAAAAAGCCCCGCTTGTTATAAGCGGGGCTTTTTTCATACGCCGATGATAAAGTCCACCAGGTCAGGTTCGTCATCGCCAGGGATATTCAATCGAGAGATGATCGCGCCGATTGCCATGCCCAAGGCAAACCAGCCGAGCATTGGGGCAACGACCCACACGGTCGCTCTGATGTCGAACAGATACAGGATAAAGCCGTACCCCAGCAGGATCCCGAAATGGAAGAAGGGTGATTGAAAGCTGAAGGTGACGTCGTCATCCATCGGATCATCTCGCCAGTGATGGCGCGTGAGTGTCGCGATCAGGATGTTGCGGCTGGGTGAGATGAAGAAAGCGATTCCCATCAGCAGAAAGATGATTGTCGTCATGCCGCAGGTCATCGGGGGAACAGGATTCGTGACACCCAACGAGTTCCATTGAATCAGACCGTTGCTGATTGCTTCCAGCAGCAGGAACAGCAAACCGAATTTCCACCTGCCAAGCTTTCCTTCGACGATCAGTCCCATCATCCACAGCATGTACAAGTTGAAGAGCAACGCGACGTAGCTGCTGTGCAGAAAGGGAGCGGTGAACCATTGCACCGGTTGCAGCCCCTTTCCCAGATGCAGTGTGAACGGATGGATCGGCTCGAGAGCTTCATGTTCGCGGGCTTGCTTCTTCAAAGCATCGAACTGTGTCTCTGCCTCTTTCAGCGAAAGCTGCCCGACGCCGGAAGGATCACGCATTCTGGTAGCACGTGGGTTCTGTTGAAGCCGCGCGATGTGAAACTGGAGGTCGCTGAGTCTCGCTTCCTCTGCTTCGGTTAACGGAGGAATGGAATTCGACTGCGATGGCAGGCGAAAGTTCAGATAGGGATCGACGATGACGCAAAGGCCGACCAGCACGATGATCGCCACCGAGATCACCGGCGGATACTTGGCACTGGGGAAGATATCGTGCGGAATTCGAATCCCACGACGTCGTTCAAATAGATCGAAAGACACGAGGCAGACCAGTCGGAGGGAAAGAGTTGGCTAGAATTCGAGTTCGTTCGCGGCGGCATTGTTCATTCTGCGAGCTTTGGCTTTCGCTGAAATGTCGTCATAGATCTGACGTTCGCGATGGCTTAGCTTATCGTAGTTGATCGCGACCAGGGTTCGCAGCGCCTGGCCTGGCTGGGCCATCGAACCAACAAGCATCGAAGCGAGTTTAAGGCGAACCTGGTTTTGCTTTGGCCGGCCTGCTTTCAAGTACTCTTCCATCGCGGCCACCGCGTCGTTTTCGTACTGCTGGTCGCAAAGCTGCTTGATGATGATCAAGAACTCTTTCTCAGGCAAACTCCAACTGGCATATTTCTCGCGCATGCTGATGTGAGCTCGATAGGCAAGTTGCGGGTTGTCCCCTGCGGCCAGGATCTCACGAATCTGCTTGACGCCCTGCTCGACCACTTTGGCCTGCTTCCGGGCAACCCCTTCCGGATCGCGTTCTTCCGGTTTCATCGTGTGACGACCCGCCCAGACCGAGAAGATATCGTAGTGCTCGCAATCGACCCAGTTGCGTTTGACCATCACCACGCCAATTGCCAGGCCCAGGATCGTTCCAAGAAGGTGGAGTGTGTGCGCCGTGGGGGCGATGATGCCGTGACGTTGCAGCATGGCCAGCGTGTAGATTACTTCAATCAATAAGAAGCAGCCTGCGAAGCCGTAGATTGGGACATCGACTTCCGAGACCTCTTGCTGAGTACGATATCGATTGCCGGCAAATGTGACTTGAATTGTATTGAGAGGAGCCCATACCAAGGCGATCCCCATCAGGCCAAATACGACACTGGATGCACCCATCGAGGCAGTGTGCAGGTTGGGTAAAAAGATGATGCAGAAAAGCTGTGCGAGGATGCCACGCAAAAGCGCGATGCCAAAGTAGATTGCCAGGAAACGCGGCCAGCCAATCTTGCCTTCGACGATCATGCCGAACATCCACAAAAAGACCATGTTGATCAGCAGGTGGATCATGTTTGCATGCAGAAAGGTCGAAGTGATCCCCTGCCAAGGCTTCAGGCCGACACCATATTGAAGTTTGTAGGCGTCGGGCCCGTCGTAGCCACCCCCTTCAAACGTCCAATCCGCGATCGTATGCCCCAGGCGGCGATGGGCCTGATCGAACTCTTGGAAGTGATGGACGAACGGGGTGGCGAAGAACAGCAGGACATTCAGCACGACGATCGTGAGCGTCGCGATCGGCGGATGGTAGATCGGGGCGTCGGTGCCGTGAGGGATGAATACCATGGGGCCATGTGGTACGAGGAGCAGGAAGGTTGAACGGGTATTCGCCGTTCGGGGGGCGATCTTCGCGGGAAGCTCAAGAAAGTTTGGCTTTCTTCCCAATCGCTGCGCTAACGCGGTGGAATCAAGACGAAGCTAATCGCCAGCAGCACGATCAAGAATCCAGCGATGCCAACGACAAGCCGCGTCGCGGAGTGCCCCAGGCGACGATCGAGAAACCCGATCTTATTCGATTGAAAGACGGCCGGCACGTCAAAAATCGCGGCCCACATGCCTCCGATGCCGATCAGCCCGGTAAAGATCGTCATGATCCATTCGCTCAACAGCATTAAGGGGCTCCTCCCTCCCAGTTCTGACTTCGTTTGACTGCTTCCAGCCACTTCGCATACATGCGGTCGATCGATTCGCGGTCGCCTTGGGGCGTGAACTCGCGATCGAGGGTCCACAGTTTACGCAGTTCGTCCTGCGATTCCCAGAAGCCAACGGCCAGGCCTGCTAGGAAGGCCGCACCCAAGGCAGTCGTCTCGCTGATCTTCGGTCGGCGAACGGTCGTACCCAGCAAGTCGGTTTGGAACTGCATCAAGGAATTGTTCACGCTGGCACCACCATCGACCTGCAGCACTTGCAGGGGCACGCCTGAGTCGCGCTGCATCGCTTCAATCAAATCGCG
The nucleotide sequence above comes from Bremerella sp. JC817. Encoded proteins:
- a CDS encoding rhomboid family intramembrane serine protease, with the translated sequence MSFDLFERRRGIRIPHDIFPSAKYPPVISVAIIVLVGLCVIVDPYLNFRLPSQSNSIPPLTEAEEARLSDLQFHIARLQQNPRATRMRDPSGVGQLSLKEAETQFDALKKQAREHEALEPIHPFTLHLGKGLQPVQWFTAPFLHSSYVALLFNLYMLWMMGLIVEGKLGRWKFGLLFLLLEAISNGLIQWNSLGVTNPVPPMTCGMTTIIFLLMGIAFFISPSRNILIATLTRHHWRDDPMDDDVTFSFQSPFFHFGILLGYGFILYLFDIRATVWVVAPMLGWFALGMAIGAIISRLNIPGDDEPDLVDFIIGV
- a CDS encoding thioredoxin domain-containing protein, whose translation is MSSIIRNTALVLLLAMQTTILAEDAVRWAPSVDLAKRVAAAQNQLVLIHFYGDNCPPCRRLEANVFSQASFAQELERNYIPVKVNASSEPEVAKEFGVDRWPQDVVITPAGQIVYRMISPQDQNRYTTVLAQVSAKMNPNAGPQSDRMIAQAANTTPVTSPAPPQQPEPSVAASGSRYSNFSGNSTAPPAAAPNGMAPQQPAAAPSNYSRFASHGGNAQPGMPAEPASQSRFAPANPAASAPGPAAAPASSQFASNQQPVAPPAMPPRQSAPAPSAPPAAAPAAQPGQPKFAMDGYCPVTLVEQMKWQKGDPRWGAQHQGQVYLFSSQADQQKFLSNPNKFSPVMSGIDPVAYLGKGQVVPGDRRFGLTYRGTLYLFSSEESLQAFWGDPQRYSSMVQQAMASQNMHR
- a CDS encoding rhomboid family intramembrane serine protease encodes the protein MVFIPHGTDAPIYHPPIATLTIVVLNVLLFFATPFVHHFQEFDQAHRRLGHTIADWTFEGGGYDGPDAYKLQYGVGLKPWQGITSTFLHANMIHLLINMVFLWMFGMIVEGKIGWPRFLAIYFGIALLRGILAQLFCIIFLPNLHTASMGASSVVFGLMGIALVWAPLNTIQVTFAGNRYRTQQEVSEVDVPIYGFAGCFLLIEVIYTLAMLQRHGIIAPTAHTLHLLGTILGLAIGVVMVKRNWVDCEHYDIFSVWAGRHTMKPEERDPEGVARKQAKVVEQGVKQIREILAAGDNPQLAYRAHISMREKYASWSLPEKEFLIIIKQLCDQQYENDAVAAMEEYLKAGRPKQNQVRLKLASMLVGSMAQPGQALRTLVAINYDKLSHRERQIYDDISAKAKARRMNNAAANELEF